Proteins found in one Xenopus laevis strain J_2021 chromosome 1L, Xenopus_laevis_v10.1, whole genome shotgun sequence genomic segment:
- the tnfaip8.L gene encoding tumor necrosis factor alpha-induced protein 8 isoform X3, whose amino-acid sequence MLKSVATDVFNSKNLAVQAQKKILGKMASSKYIATSLIDDTSGEVLDELYQVTREYTQSKKESEKVIKNLIKTVIKLAVLYRNNQFNEEEIGLMEKFKRKVHQLAMTVVSFYQVEYTFDRNVLSKLLNECRELLHQVIQRHLTAKSHGRVNHVFDHFSNCEFLATLYNPFGSYKQHLQRLCEGVNKMLDEDNI is encoded by the exons ATGCTGAAATCAG TGGCAACAGATGTCTTCAATTCCAAAAACCTGGCTGTACAAGCCCAGAAGAAGATTCTCGGCAAGATGGCTTCATCGAAATACATAGCAACATCCCTGATTGATGATACAAGTGGTGAAGTTCTAGATGAACTCTACCAAGTGACTAGGGAGTACACCCAGAGTAAAAAGGAATCCGAGAAAGTCATAAAGAACCTCATCAAGACAGTGATCAAGCTGGCAGTCCTGTACAGAAACAACCAGTTTAACGAGGAAGAGATTGGGCTCATGGAGAAGTTTAAGAGAAAGGTCCATCAGCTGGCCATGACTGTGGTCAGCTTCTATCAGGTGGAATATACCTTTGACCGAAACGTGCTTTCCAAATTGTTAAACGAGTGCCGGGAGCTGCTCCACCAGGTCATACAGCGCCATCTCACGGCAAAGTCTCACGGACGTGTTAATCACGTGTTTGACCACTTCTcaaattgtgaatttttggcTACTCTGTACAATCCCTTTGGATCTTACAAACAACACCTTCAGAGACTCTGTGAAGGAGTCAATAAAATGCTGGATGAAgacaatatttaa
- the tnfaip8.L gene encoding tumor necrosis factor alpha-induced protein 8 isoform X1, translating into MSSESDESKDVATDVFNSKNLAVQAQKKILGKMASSKYIATSLIDDTSGEVLDELYQVTREYTQSKKESEKVIKNLIKTVIKLAVLYRNNQFNEEEIGLMEKFKRKVHQLAMTVVSFYQVEYTFDRNVLSKLLNECRELLHQVIQRHLTAKSHGRVNHVFDHFSNCEFLATLYNPFGSYKQHLQRLCEGVNKMLDEDNI; encoded by the exons ATGAGCTCAGAAAGCGATGAATCAAAAGACG TGGCAACAGATGTCTTCAATTCCAAAAACCTGGCTGTACAAGCCCAGAAGAAGATTCTCGGCAAGATGGCTTCATCGAAATACATAGCAACATCCCTGATTGATGATACAAGTGGTGAAGTTCTAGATGAACTCTACCAAGTGACTAGGGAGTACACCCAGAGTAAAAAGGAATCCGAGAAAGTCATAAAGAACCTCATCAAGACAGTGATCAAGCTGGCAGTCCTGTACAGAAACAACCAGTTTAACGAGGAAGAGATTGGGCTCATGGAGAAGTTTAAGAGAAAGGTCCATCAGCTGGCCATGACTGTGGTCAGCTTCTATCAGGTGGAATATACCTTTGACCGAAACGTGCTTTCCAAATTGTTAAACGAGTGCCGGGAGCTGCTCCACCAGGTCATACAGCGCCATCTCACGGCAAAGTCTCACGGACGTGTTAATCACGTGTTTGACCACTTCTcaaattgtgaatttttggcTACTCTGTACAATCCCTTTGGATCTTACAAACAACACCTTCAGAGACTCTGTGAAGGAGTCAATAAAATGCTGGATGAAgacaatatttaa
- the tnfaip8.L gene encoding tumor necrosis factor alpha-induced protein 8 isoform X4, giving the protein MATDVFNSKNLAVQAQKKILGKMASSKYIATSLIDDTSGEVLDELYQVTREYTQSKKESEKVIKNLIKTVIKLAVLYRNNQFNEEEIGLMEKFKRKVHQLAMTVVSFYQVEYTFDRNVLSKLLNECRELLHQVIQRHLTAKSHGRVNHVFDHFSNCEFLATLYNPFGSYKQHLQRLCEGVNKMLDEDNI; this is encoded by the coding sequence TGGCAACAGATGTCTTCAATTCCAAAAACCTGGCTGTACAAGCCCAGAAGAAGATTCTCGGCAAGATGGCTTCATCGAAATACATAGCAACATCCCTGATTGATGATACAAGTGGTGAAGTTCTAGATGAACTCTACCAAGTGACTAGGGAGTACACCCAGAGTAAAAAGGAATCCGAGAAAGTCATAAAGAACCTCATCAAGACAGTGATCAAGCTGGCAGTCCTGTACAGAAACAACCAGTTTAACGAGGAAGAGATTGGGCTCATGGAGAAGTTTAAGAGAAAGGTCCATCAGCTGGCCATGACTGTGGTCAGCTTCTATCAGGTGGAATATACCTTTGACCGAAACGTGCTTTCCAAATTGTTAAACGAGTGCCGGGAGCTGCTCCACCAGGTCATACAGCGCCATCTCACGGCAAAGTCTCACGGACGTGTTAATCACGTGTTTGACCACTTCTcaaattgtgaatttttggcTACTCTGTACAATCCCTTTGGATCTTACAAACAACACCTTCAGAGACTCTGTGAAGGAGTCAATAAAATGCTGGATGAAgacaatatttaa
- the tnfaip8.L gene encoding tumor necrosis factor alpha-induced protein 8 isoform X2 translates to MRFHHVVATDVFNSKNLAVQAQKKILGKMASSKYIATSLIDDTSGEVLDELYQVTREYTQSKKESEKVIKNLIKTVIKLAVLYRNNQFNEEEIGLMEKFKRKVHQLAMTVVSFYQVEYTFDRNVLSKLLNECRELLHQVIQRHLTAKSHGRVNHVFDHFSNCEFLATLYNPFGSYKQHLQRLCEGVNKMLDEDNI, encoded by the exons ATGAGATTTCATCACGTAG TGGCAACAGATGTCTTCAATTCCAAAAACCTGGCTGTACAAGCCCAGAAGAAGATTCTCGGCAAGATGGCTTCATCGAAATACATAGCAACATCCCTGATTGATGATACAAGTGGTGAAGTTCTAGATGAACTCTACCAAGTGACTAGGGAGTACACCCAGAGTAAAAAGGAATCCGAGAAAGTCATAAAGAACCTCATCAAGACAGTGATCAAGCTGGCAGTCCTGTACAGAAACAACCAGTTTAACGAGGAAGAGATTGGGCTCATGGAGAAGTTTAAGAGAAAGGTCCATCAGCTGGCCATGACTGTGGTCAGCTTCTATCAGGTGGAATATACCTTTGACCGAAACGTGCTTTCCAAATTGTTAAACGAGTGCCGGGAGCTGCTCCACCAGGTCATACAGCGCCATCTCACGGCAAAGTCTCACGGACGTGTTAATCACGTGTTTGACCACTTCTcaaattgtgaatttttggcTACTCTGTACAATCCCTTTGGATCTTACAAACAACACCTTCAGAGACTCTGTGAAGGAGTCAATAAAATGCTGGATGAAgacaatatttaa
- the tnfaip8.L gene encoding tumor necrosis factor alpha-induced protein 8 isoform X6, with amino-acid sequence MASSKYIATSLIDDTSGEVLDELYQVTREYTQSKKESEKVIKNLIKTVIKLAVLYRNNQFNEEEIGLMEKFKRKVHQLAMTVVSFYQVEYTFDRNVLSKLLNECRELLHQVIQRHLTAKSHGRVNHVFDHFSNCEFLATLYNPFGSYKQHLQRLCEGVNKMLDEDNI; translated from the coding sequence ATGGCTTCATCGAAATACATAGCAACATCCCTGATTGATGATACAAGTGGTGAAGTTCTAGATGAACTCTACCAAGTGACTAGGGAGTACACCCAGAGTAAAAAGGAATCCGAGAAAGTCATAAAGAACCTCATCAAGACAGTGATCAAGCTGGCAGTCCTGTACAGAAACAACCAGTTTAACGAGGAAGAGATTGGGCTCATGGAGAAGTTTAAGAGAAAGGTCCATCAGCTGGCCATGACTGTGGTCAGCTTCTATCAGGTGGAATATACCTTTGACCGAAACGTGCTTTCCAAATTGTTAAACGAGTGCCGGGAGCTGCTCCACCAGGTCATACAGCGCCATCTCACGGCAAAGTCTCACGGACGTGTTAATCACGTGTTTGACCACTTCTcaaattgtgaatttttggcTACTCTGTACAATCCCTTTGGATCTTACAAACAACACCTTCAGAGACTCTGTGAAGGAGTCAATAAAATGCTGGATGAAgacaatatttaa
- the tnfaip8.L gene encoding tumor necrosis factor alpha-induced protein 8 isoform X5 — MATDVFNSKNLAVQAQKKILGKMASSKYIATSLIDDTSGEVLDELYQVTREYTQSKKESEKVIKNLIKTVIKLAVLYRNNQFNEEEIGLMEKFKRKVHQLAMTVVSFYQVEYTFDRNVLSKLLNECRELLHQVIQRHLTAKSHGRVNHVFDHFSNCEFLATLYNPFGSYKQHLQRLCEGVNKMLDEDNI, encoded by the exons A TGGCAACAGATGTCTTCAATTCCAAAAACCTGGCTGTACAAGCCCAGAAGAAGATTCTCGGCAAGATGGCTTCATCGAAATACATAGCAACATCCCTGATTGATGATACAAGTGGTGAAGTTCTAGATGAACTCTACCAAGTGACTAGGGAGTACACCCAGAGTAAAAAGGAATCCGAGAAAGTCATAAAGAACCTCATCAAGACAGTGATCAAGCTGGCAGTCCTGTACAGAAACAACCAGTTTAACGAGGAAGAGATTGGGCTCATGGAGAAGTTTAAGAGAAAGGTCCATCAGCTGGCCATGACTGTGGTCAGCTTCTATCAGGTGGAATATACCTTTGACCGAAACGTGCTTTCCAAATTGTTAAACGAGTGCCGGGAGCTGCTCCACCAGGTCATACAGCGCCATCTCACGGCAAAGTCTCACGGACGTGTTAATCACGTGTTTGACCACTTCTcaaattgtgaatttttggcTACTCTGTACAATCCCTTTGGATCTTACAAACAACACCTTCAGAGACTCTGTGAAGGAGTCAATAAAATGCTGGATGAAgacaatatttaa